The Eremothecium gossypii ATCC 10895 chromosome IV, complete sequence genome contains a region encoding:
- the REV1 gene encoding deoxycytidyl transferase (Syntenic homolog of Saccharomyces cerevisiae YOR346W (REV1)), whose amino-acid sequence MGDGHAAPNQGFDGYREYFVGKQRLQKAQEEQLRGVCGARTPIFRGCRVHVNGHTDPDREELRREIVMHGGTFVHYLARPSDVTHIVAEHVPVAKRRLWHACKVVRPAWVSACLCSGELVPWKPYAAAGTEAAATIMASVGSPQGPRLTCKDPGFIEDFFAKSRLHHLSAWKAALRERFLDRHLRMNEGALNDLRAPPAHVLHVDFDCFFATISGIKAGYPSKAEVPLAVCHGGSSSDVASCNYAARECGIQNGMWVSKAKNLCPQLVCLPYTYDEYETISNAFYEVLEGLKAFDAVYPISVDEAVCVIDMPLDTLSCQNLCIRIRSEVAERTGGCSVSVGCAPSLVLARLALKRAKPDGYLVCTKESIKGGDTQVVSPAHLFETCALRDLPGVGRAIAEKLLLGSTGHEHTIAQVSQLFSRSELIARLGSITGAKLADLFQGLDDVESSRMLCNPRAYFARKSLSVEINWGIRFDAVPEVDAFLDRLVQYLVGKLNELRMTTSHIVLKIARRSRDAPIEPPKYLGMGDCDSYSKSCRLGLATNIPGVISAEIKAAFRMLCCPAKELRGIAVQFLKLKEASISQMPRQLRFPFGTIRPLTTPKNRITASVTELPPVVYKRATPIKDFFDRHKRTSSSPSPDFTHMMSASALCESFLGGLPTDLAEEIRREHRIYQKARRSYLQSSRKRIGAGAHGNKSDHALKNLGILEPVTFQNLISQEKIKSLVREWISQTLRSDGPNHKDLDLFTNYLDRLISGGPRRLPTLLSMARLISDQLRIHEAQGDRPSFQEWEEYLVRVVLVRLNRCKQLYTQNVEILFDIYPQIDRP is encoded by the coding sequence ATGGGGGATGGGCACGCAGCGCCAAATCAAGGGTTTGATGGATATCGGGAGTATTTTGTAGGGAAGCAGCGGCTCCAGAAAGcgcaggaggagcagctgcggggTGTGTGCGGGGCACGCACACCTATCTTTCGAGGGTGTCGGGTGCACGTTAATGGGCACACCGACCCCGACAGGGAAGAGCTTCGGCGCGAAATCGTGATGCATGGGGGGACGTTTGTGCACTATCTGGCGAGGCCGAGTGATGTAACGCACATCGTGGCTGAGCACGTACCAGTGGCGAAGCGTAGACTATGGCACGCGTGCAAGGTAGTGCGGCCTGCGTGGGTGTCGGCGTGCTTGTGTAGCGGGGAGCTTGTACCCTGGAAGCCTTACGCGGCCGCAGGCACGGAGGCCGCAGCGACCATTATGGCCTCTGTTGGGAGTCCACAGGGGCCGCGACTCACTTGCAAGGATCCTGGATTCATTGAGGACTTCTTTGCCAAATCGCGCCTGCATCATCTCTCGGCCTGGAAGGCGGCTCTACGCGAGAGGTTTCTCGACAGGCATCTCCGGATGAATGAAGGTGCGCTAAATGATTTGCGGGCTCCACCAGCACACGTCCTCCACGTGGATTTTGATTGCTTTTTTGCGACTATTTCAGGCATCAAGGCGGGCTATCCAAGCAAGGCCGAAGTACCGTTGGCAGTGTGTCATGGGGGTTCATCTTCGGACGTTGCCTCCTGTAATTATGCTGCTCGGGAATGTGGAATACAAAATGGCATGTGGGTCTCCAAAGCCAAGAACTTGTGCCCCCAACTGGTTTGCCTCCCCTATACCTACGATGAATACGAAACGATTTCGAATGCCTTCTACGAGGTATTGGAGGGTTTAAAGGCTTTCGACGCAGTGTATCCAATTTCGGTGGATGAGGCTGTCTGTGTTATTGACATGCCGCTCGATACACTTAGTTGTCAAAACTTGTGTATACGCATCCGATCAGAAGTAGCAGAGCGCACAGGCGGCTGTTCGGTAAGCGTGGGGTGCGCACCGTCCTTAGTTCTAGCCCGGTTGGCTCTCAAACGTGCGAAACCTGATGGCTATCTGGTTTGCACTAAAGAATCAATTAAGGGGGGTGATACGCAGGTCGTATCTCCTGCACATCTATTTGAAACGTGTGCCCTACGCGACCTTCCAGGCGTAGGTAGAGCAATTGCAGAAAAGCTTTTATTAGGATCCACAGGCCATGAGCATACTATTGCTCAGGTTAGCCAATTATTTTCACGCTCCGAATTGATAGCACGGCTGGGATCTATAACAGGTGCCAAGTTGGCAGATTTGTTTCAGGGGCTCGACGATGTAGAGTCCAGTAGAATGCTCTGTAACCCCAGAGCATACTTTGCGCGAAAGTCTTTATCTGTTGAAATCAACTGGGGTATCCGCTTTGATGCTGTCCCGGAGGTTGATGCCTTTCTTGATCGCCTTGTCCAGTATCTGGTTGGTAAGCTCAATGAGCTCCGCATGACCACGTCCCATATTGTTTTGAAAATAGCACGCAGAAGCAGGGATGCCCCCATCGAACCCCCCAAATACTTGGGCATGGGTGACTGTGACAGTTATAGTAAATCGTGCAGATTAGGTCTTGCTACCAATATTCCTGGGGTTATATCTGCAGAGATAAAGGCAGCTTTTCGCATGCTATGCTGCCCCGCAAAGGAACTGCGTGGTATAGCCGTTCAGTTTCTTAAACTGAAGGAGGCATCCATTTCTCAAATGCCCCGTCAGCTCAGGTTTCCATTTGGTACAATCAGACCTTTAACAACTCCAAAGAATCGTATCACAGCGTCGGTTACAGAATTGCCACCTGTAGTTTATAAAAGGGCCACTCCTATTAAGGATTTTTTTGACCGGCACAAGAGGACCTCGAGTTCACCATCACCTGATTTCACTCACATGATGTCTGCGTCAGCCTTGTGCGAGTCATTCCTGGGTGGATTACCTACGGATCTAGCGGAAGAAATCAGAAGAGAGCATAGAATCTATCAAAAAGCAAGACGTTCTTATTTGCAAAGTTCTCGAAAGAGAATTGGGGCAGGCGCCCATGGTAATAAGTCCGATCATGCTCTTAAAAATTTAGGAATCCTTGAGCCAGTTACCTTCCAAAACTTGATCTCCCAGGAGAAGATAAAGAGCTTAGTACGAGAGTGGATCTCTCAAACCTTGCGATCTGATGGCCCCAATCATAAAGACCTGGATCTTTTCACCAACTATCTCGATAGACTAATTTCCGGGGGTCCTCGAAGGCTCCCTACCCTCCTCTCAATGGCGCGCCTGATATCAGATCAATTGCGGATACACGAGGCACAGGGCGATAGGCCAAGCTTCCAAGAATGGGAAGAGTACCTAGTCAGGGTCGTCCTGGTAAGACTGAACCGCTGCAAGCAGCTCTATACACAAAATGTAGAGATTCTATTCGATATATATCCGCAGATAGACCGCCCATAA
- the MTW1 gene encoding MIND complex subunit MTW1 (Syntenic homolog of Saccharomyces cerevisiae YAL034W-A (MTW1)) gives MAAPTMSATSLLTEHLGYPPISLVDDLINSVNEIMYKCTQAMETYLRQRHQVGGEDFTEEIKVGTAKLETLLENAVDKNLDKLELYVLRNVLSVPAELVEGGHFRLAHYDKLVLDTDPAPELRSRLEEIEAAFALHDILLKRVRETRRAHERIVSFKEQVRNLLENGAPSTKEEAERLRALLGSLRPVDETMKLLAVQLRALYTENEAFCSADSVEELLCKYSALHHSGATRSGYIHNSARTLLRQLFGDAAEDAAPDHELSLADPEGGTIDHPNWDALQKHV, from the coding sequence ATGGCAGCTCCTACGATGTCGGCGACGTCGCTCTTGACGGAGCACCTCGGGTACCCGCCCATCTCACTCGTGGATGACCTGATCAATAGCGTCAACGAGATAATGTACAAATGCACGCAGGCGATGGAAACGTACCTGCGACAGCGGCATCAGGTGGGGGGCGAGGACTTCACGGAGGAGATCAAAGTCGGCACCGCGAAGCTGGAGACTCTGCTGGAGAATGCGGTGGACAAGAATCTGGACAAGCTGGAGCTGTACGTGCTGCGGAACGTTCTGAGCGTGCCGGCCGAGCTCGTCGAGGGCGGGCACTTCAGACTGGCGCACTATGACAAGCTTGTGCTGGACACAGACCCCGCGCCAGAACTGCGCAGCCGGCTGGAGGAGATCGAGGCTGCGTTTGCGCTGCATGACATACTCCTGAAACGCGTCCGCGAGACTCGGCGCGCGCACGAGCGCATCGTCAGCTTCAAGGAGCAGGTTCGGAACTTGCTTGAAAATGGGGCCCCCTCTACGAAGGAGGAAGCCGAGCGGCTCCGCGCACTGCTGGGCAGCCTGCGCCCCGTCGACGAGACCATGAAACTACTGGCGGTGCAGCTGCGAGCGCTGTACACGGAGAACGAGGCCTTCTGTAGCGCAGATAGCGTGGAGGAGCTACTGTGCAAGTACTCCGCGCTCCATCATAGCGGTGCAACGCGGAGCGGCTACATCCACAATAGCGCACGCACGCTGCTCCGCCAGCTTTTCGGCGACGCAGCCGAAGATGCCGCACCCGATCACGAGCTCTCCCTAGCGGACCCGGAGGGAGGCACTATCGACCACCCCAACTGGGACGCGCTACAAAAGCACGTGTGA
- a CDS encoding ADR371Wp (Syntenic homolog of Saccharomyces cerevisiae YOR342C and YAL037W), which produces MTSFNFRYEMALAMDQLQPQQLSANVFFGPLNTLSQAEFIESKNIRFFISIGIPIQKVVEHMRAVPHQNYVAAVVDEEHAKVMNENADVALFRKIHTDKIQQLAHAIGGVGHGDGSYPEAQCAYMPAFTTCSAEFKSNVIGSTGLTLMEQFNDLLTLFQGSQLGNVLVYSRNGNDDMMTTLLVSNILRTNAHINLLEAFSYLRSLRPTVSEQAKEECFWNPSLVAYHERIRAEMFWKTGCCSPHNTQSSLATAGAKRRNETAPNEDDIGVHCASVPVGLPMGTGMFPRKRFAANSTADK; this is translated from the coding sequence ATGACTTCCTTTAACTTTCGGTACGAAATGGCGCTGGCAATGGACCAGCTACAGCCGCAACAGCTCAGCGCCAATGTGTTCTTCGGCCCTCTGAACACTTTGTCCCAAGCAGAGTTTATTGAGAGTAAGAATATTCGGTTTTTCATCTCGATCGGGATACCAATTCAAAAGGTGGTAGAACACATGAGGGCGGTGCCTCACCAGAACTATGTTGCCGCGGTTGTGGATGAAGAGCACGCGAAAGTCATGAACGAAAACGCCGATGTGGCCCTCTTTCGCAAGATTCACACTGATAAAATACAGCAACTCGCCCATGCGATTGGGGGTGTCGGTCATGGCGATGGCAGCTATCCAGAGGCGCAGTGCGCGTATATGCCGGCGTTTACCACGTGCTCAGCCGAATTCAAGAGCAACGTTATTGGGTCGACAGGGCTGACACTAATGGAACAGTTTAATGATCTGCTGACACTCTTCCAGGGATCACAACTGGGGAATGTGCTGGTTTATTCCAGGAACGGCAATGATGATATGATGACCACACTACTTGTTTCTAATATTCTCAGAACAAACGCCCACATAAATCTATTGGAAGCATTTAGCTACCTGCGCTCACTCAGGCCAACCGTTTCGGAGCAAGCCAAGGAGGAGTGCTTCTGGAACCCAAGCCTGGTAGCATATCATGAGCGCATCAGGGCCGAGATGTTCTGGAAAACTGGGTGCTGCTCACCGCACAATACGCAATCATCTCTAGCCACTGCCGGGGCCAAGCGTCGTAACGAAACCGCGCCAAATGAAGACGACATTGGTGTCCACTGTGCAAGCGTTCCAGTTGGGTTGCCTATGGGAACGGGTATGTTTCCTCGGAAAAGGTTTGCGGCCAATAGTACTGCTGATAAATGA
- a CDS encoding uncharacterized protein (Syntenic homolog of Saccharomyces cerevisiae YOR338W and YAL034C (FUN19)), which produces MEFNSPQPEHAQLHIHPKGAARLLGKLHAEGRVMHHEDNEESGGGEGRLIPSPPLSPRVGPGESGAAVGRDAGALVVTPSWAPGMTSKRYRYATHGFLAQYRLMGYGGGARPKKTGLARRPRYNKTYASGSDLEKVYRTRRVTKNTGTPAVEGSLSPMAGFARPSPRANRKKRAHPHVSGHTQTTPLASAKEVHSAPTYVPNMSWEKLPDYSPPLSTLPSNNNTKCLKVEWKGSSMDLSNDPLRHKLHPAELVLAQTLRLPCDLYLDSKRRLFCEKVHRLKQGMPFRRTDAQKACRIDVNKASRLFAAYEKIGWLDDDNFAKYL; this is translated from the coding sequence ATGGAATTTAATTCGCCGCAGCCAGAGCACGCACAATTACACATTCACCCTAAAGGTGCAGCCCGGCTGCTGGGAAAACTGCACGCGGAGGGTCGCGTGATGCACCACGAAGATAACGAGGAAAGCGGGGGCGGGGAGGGACGGCTGATTCCGTCACCGCCGCTGTCACCACGAGTCGGGCCGGGAGAGAGCGGGGCGGCGGTGGGACGGGATGCCGGAGCACTTGTTGTGACGCCGAGCTGGGCTCCAGGCATGACTTCAAAGCGGTATCGATACGCGACACATGGGTTTCTTGCGCAGTACCGACTAATGGGCtacggcggcggcgccaggcCGAAGAAAACGGGGCTTGCGCGGCGGCCACGGTATAACAAGACATATGCCTCGGGGTCCGACCTGGAAAAGGTGTACCGCACGCGGCGGGTGACCAAGAACACAGGCACGCCCGCTGTGGAGGGTTCGCTGTCGCCAATGGCGGGGTTTGCGCGGCCATCGCCGCGGGCGAACCGCAAGAAGAGGGCGCACCCCCACGTCTCGGGCCACACGCAGACTACCCCGCTTGCGTCTGCCAAGGAGGTGCACTCTGCGCCCACGTATGTGCCCAATATGAGCTGGGAGAAACTTCCCGACTACTCGCCGCCATTGTCGACGCTCCCCTCAAACAACAACACAAAGTGTCTCAAAGTTGAATGGAAGGGCTCTTCAATGGACCTATCGAACGACCCGTTGCGCCATAAACTCCACCCGGCCGAATTGGTGTTGGCTCAGACGTTGCGGCTACCTTGTGACCTATACCTAGATTCTAAACGCAGACTTTTCTGTGAAAAGGTACATCGCTTAAAGCAAGGCATGCCCTTCCGGAGGACAGATGCGCAGAAGGCTTGCCGAATCGACGTCAACAAAGCATCCCGCTTGTTTGCGGCTTACGAGAAGATTGGTTGGCTAGATGACGACAATTTTGCGAAATATTTGTGA
- the RBG1 gene encoding GTP-binding protein RBG1 (Syntenic homolog of Saccharomyces cerevisiae YAL036C (RBG1)): MSTTVEKIKAIEDEMARTQKNKATSFHLGQLKAKLAKLRRELLQGASAGGGGGGVGFDVSRTGVASVGFVGFPSVGKSTLLSKLTGTESEAAEYEFTTLVTVPGVIRYKGAKIQMLDLPGIIDGAKDGRGRGRQVIAVARTCNLLFIVLDVNKPLHHKQIIEKELEGVGIRLNKSPPDIIVKKKEKGGISITNTVPLTHLDHDGIRAVMSEYRINSAEIAFRCDATVDDLIDVLEAPSRRYMPAIYVLNKIDSLSVEELELLYRIPNAVPISSGREWNLDELLEVMWDRLNLVRVYTKPKGTMPDFNDPVVLRSDRCTVRDFCNQIHKSLVEEFRNALVYGSSVKHQPQYVGLAHTLEDEDVVTILKK, from the coding sequence ATGTCGACGACTGTGGAGAAAATCAAGGCGATCGAAGATGAGATGGCGCGGACGCAGAAGAACAAAGCGACTTCGTTCCATCTCGGGCAGCTGAAAGCCAAGTTAGCCAAGTTACGGCGGGAATTGCTGCAGGGCGCGTCGGCCGGAGGTGGAGGCGGCGGTGTAGGCTTTGATGTGTCGCGGACGGGTGTGGCATCGGTGGGGTTTGTCGGGTTTCCGTCCGTGGGCAAAAGTACGCTGTTGTCGAAGCTGACGGGGACCGAGTCTGAGGCAGCGGAGTACGAGTTCACGACGTTGGTGACGGTGCCGGGTGTGATCCGGTATAAGGGTGCGAAAATCCAGATGCTGGATCTGCCGGGGATCATTGACGGCGCGAAGGATGGGCGCGGGCGTGGCCGGCAGGTGATTGCGGTCGCGCGGACGTGCAACCTGCTGTTCATCGTGCTGGATGTGAACAAGCCGCTGCACCACAAGCAGATCATCGagaaggagctggaggGCGTGGGCATCCGGCTGAACAAGTCGCCTCCGGACATCATTgtgaagaagaaggagaagggCGGTATATCGATCACGAACACAGTGCCGCTGACACATTTGGACCACGACGGGATCCGCGCGGTGATGAGTGAGTACCGCATCAACAGCGCGGAGATTGCGTTCCGGTGCGACGCGACAGTTGACGACCTGATTGACGTCCTCGAGGCTCCCAGCAGGCGTTACATGCCGGCTATCTACGTGCTGAACAAGATCGACTCGCTGTCAGTGGAAGAGTTGGAGCTGCTGTACCGGATTCCGAATGCTGTGCCTATATCTAGTGGACGGGAGTGGAACCTAGATGAGCTGCTCGAGGTCATGTGGGATCGCCTGAACTTGGTGAGAGTTTACACCAAGCCCAAGGGGACCATGCCCGACTTCAATGACCCGGTTGTGTTGCGGTCAGACCGTTGCACAGTGCGGGATTTCTGTAACCAAATCCACAAGTCTCTGGTTGAGGAGTTCCGGAATGCTTTGGTTTACGGTAGCAGTGTGAAACACCAGCCTCAGTACGTGGGTCTTGCACACACTCTAGAGGATGAAGACGTTGTGACAATTCTGAAGAAGTAA
- the CDC19 gene encoding pyruvate kinase CDC19 (Syntenic homolog of Saccharomyces cerevisiae YAL038W (CDC19) and YOR347C (PYK2)) has protein sequence MESRLGWLTRLNYDTGSALRRTSIIGTIGPKTNNPETLVELRKAGLNIVRMNFSHGSYEYHQSVIDNARKSEELYPGRPLAIALDTKGPEIRTGTTVDNVDYPIPPNHEMIFTTDDQYAKSCDDKVMFVDYKNITKVIEKGRVIYVDDGVLSFEVLEVVDDKTLKVKSLNAGKICSHKGVNLPGTDVDLPALSEKDKSDLRFGVKNGVHMVFASFIRTAGDILTIREILGEDGKDIKIIAKIENQQGVNNFDEILKVTDGVMVARGDLGIEIPAPQVFAVQKMLIAKCNLAGKPVICATQMLESMTYNPRPTRAEVSDVGNAVLDGADCVMLSGETAKGIYPINAVKTMAETALIAEQAIPYVPTYDDLRNLTPKPTPTSETIAAAAVAATFEQKAKAIVVLSTSGDTTRLVSKYKPNVPIVMVTRNPRAARYCHLHRGVFPFVYEQEAADEWTDDVEARLNFGVEKSKELGILSEGDTIVTIQGFASGVGHSNTLRVLTV, from the coding sequence ATGGAATCTAGATTGGGATGGCTAACTCGTTTGAACTACGACACTGGTTCTGCATTGAGAAGAACGTCGATCATCGGGACGATTGGTCCTAAGACCAACAACCCAGAGACGTTGGTGGAGCTTAGAAAGGCGGGCTTGAACATCGTGAGAATGAACTTCTCGCACGGCTCGTACGAGTACCACCAGTCGGTGATCGACAACGCCAGAAAGTCGGAGGAGTTGTACCCTGGTAGACCATTGGCCATTGCGTTGGACACCAAGGGTCCTGAGATCAGAACTGGTACCACTGTCGACAACGTCGACTACCCAATCCCACCTAACCACGAGATGATCTTCACCACCGACGACCAGTACGCCAAGTCCTGCGACGACAAAGTCATGTTTGTCGACTACAAGAACATCACGAAGGTGATTGAGAAGGGCAGAGTGATTTACGTTGACGACGGTGTTCTATCGTTCGAGGTGTTGGAGGTCGTGGACGACAAGACCTTGAAGGTCAAGTCTTTGAACGCAGGGAAGATCTGCTCCCACAAGGGTGTGAACTTGCCGGGTACCGATGTCGACTTGCCAGCTCTGTCTGAGAAGGACAAGTCTGACTTGCGCTTCGGTGTCAAGAACGGTGTGCACATGGTCTTCGCTTCCTTCATCAGAACTGCTGGAGACATCCTAACTATCAGAGAGATCTTGGGCGAGGATGGCAAGGACATCAAGATCATCGCCAAGATTGAGAACCAGCAGGGTGTGAACAACTTCGACGAGATTTTGAAGGTCACCGACGGTGTTATGGTCGCCAGAGGTGACTTGGGTATCGAGATCCCAGCGCCTCAGGTATTTGCTGTGCAAAAGATGTTGATCGCCAAGTGTAACTTGGCTGGTAAGCCAGTTATCTGTGCCACCCAGATGTTGGAGTCTATGACCTATAACCCAAGACCAACCAGAGCTGAGGTTTCTGACGTTGGTAACGCTGTCCTGGACGGTGCTGACTGTGTTATGTTGTCTGGTGAGACCGCCAAGGGTATCTACCCAATCAACGCTGTTAAGACCATGGCTGAGACTGCTTTGATTGCTGAGCAGGCCATTCCATACGTTCCAACTTACGATGACCTCAGAAACTTGACTCCAAAGCCAACTCCAACCTCCGAGACCatcgctgctgctgctgtcgcgGCTACTTTCGAGCAGAAGGCCAAGGCCATTGTCGTGCTATCCACCTCCGGTGACACCACCAGATTGGTCTCCAAGTACAAGCCAAACGTTCCAATCGTTATGGTGACCAGAAACCCAAGAGCGGCCAGATACTGCCACTTGCACAGAGGTGTCTTCCCATTCGTCTACGAACAGGAGGCAGCTGATGAGTGGACCGATGACGTCGAGGCCAGATTGAACTTCGGTGTGGAGAAGTCCAAGGAGCTTGGTATCCTGAGCGAGGGTGACACTATTGTCACTATTCAGGGTTTCGCGTCTGGTGTTGGCCACTCTAACACCTTGAGGGTGTTGACCGTCTAA
- the TYE7 gene encoding Tye7p (Syntenic homolog of Saccharomyces cerevisiae YOR344C (TYE7)), with the protein MPVSVMNNSGAADFEEWLAQGPINSLPGSDGSSGETSSAASPFDQFASLFDAEAPLAPLSDGEALPSNKTSVTNSPVCIKEEDAGVLQFAGDQSLAALALHFDGFDTAPQATEADNERDDADSINNEEEETQGLTQSERAAYKPKRAPRKRLTPHQKEAHNKIEKRYRININTKLAKLQQIIPWVASEATAFEVDDALRQKSSPTMMDTATLTSATPKLNKSMILEKAVDYILFLQNNERLYAMEVQRLKAELDALRPQ; encoded by the coding sequence ATGCCAGTCAGCGTAATGAACAATTCTGGGGCAGCCGATTTCGAGGAATGGCTAGCGCAGGGTCCGATCAATTCTTTGCCTGGTTCTGACGGCTCAAGCGGCGAGACTTCGTCTGCTGCATCGCCATTTGACCAATTTGCGTCTCTTTTTGACGCGGAAGCGCCGCTTGCGCCGCTTTCTGATGGTGAAGCCCTGCCGTCCAACAAGACCTCTGTCACGAACTCGCCGGTGTGCATAAAGGAGGAGGACGCAGGCGTGCTGCAGTTTGCTGGAGACCAATCGCTGGCCGCACTTGCGCTGCACTTCGACGGGTTTGATACTGCGCCGCAAGCGACGGAGGCGGACAACGAACGGGACGATGCGGACAGTATCAACAACGAGGAGGAAGAGACCCAGGGGCTAACGCAAAGCGAGCGCGCTGCATACAAGCCCAAGCGGGCTCCTCGCAAGCGTTTGACCCCCCACCAAAAGGAGGCCCACAACAAAATCGAGAAGCGCTATCGCATCAACATTAACACAAAGCTTGCGAAACTGCAGCAGATTATACCCTGGGTTGCATCGGAGGCCACTGCATTTGAGGTGGACGATGCTCTGCGCCAGAAATCTTCCCCAACGATGATGGACACCGCCACGCTCACATCCGCCACTCCAAAATTGAACAAAAGTATGATTTTGGAGAAGGCTGTCGACTACATTTTGTTCTTGCAGAACAATGAGCGCCTCTATGCAATGGAGGTACAAAGGTTGAAGGCCGAGCTGGATGCGCTTCGCCCCCAGTAA